Part of the Rhizobium lentis genome, TTGAACTCAGAGGCGTGCGGCTTCAGACTCAAGCATTCGGCGATCCGGCTAGCCCCCCCGTGCTGCTGATCATGGGCGTGATGTCATCGATGCTGTGGTGGCCGGAAAGGTTCTGTCAGGAACTCGCCGCCCAAGGGCGCCATGTCATCCGCTACGATCAGCGCGACACCGGCCTTTCCACGCATTATCCGCCGGGCAAGCCGGCCTATTCATTCGGCGATCTGTCCGATGATGCGATCGCCATTCTCGAAGCGTATGGCATCGAAGCTGCGCATCTCGTGGGCATGTCGATGGGCGGTTTCGTGGCGCAAGAGGCCGCACTGTGCCATCCCCGGCGAGTGCGGACGCTCACCCTGATCAGCTCGTCGCCGCTCGGGGTCGATGGGCTGCCCTCCTCCACCTCAGCTTATAAGGAGCACTCCGCCGCTGCCGAAAACATCGACTGGTCTGACCTTGAAGCCATCGCCGATTTCATGCGGCGTGACTCGGCCATGCTTGCCGGCACGAAGCATCAGCATGACGCCGAAGCCGCGAGTGCTCTGATCGCGCGTGATACGGATCGCGCACCATCCTTCGTCAGTGCGACGAACCACTTCATGCTGTTAAGCGGGAATGAGGGCGCAACGTTGCATGCATCCCGAATAGATATGCCGGTTCTCGCAATCCACGGCACATCGGATCCGCTATTTCCCATCGAGCACGGAGAGGCCTTCACGCGTGTCGTTCCGAACGCGGAACTGCATCGGATCAGCGGTGGAGGACACGAAATTCACGATCAGGACATCGATGAGATGGTGCGCGTGATCGCAGGTCACACGGCGTCCTGAAGGTCCGCAGTCCGTTCGAGCAGCAACGACGACTTGCACGATGCATGCCGGCATCTAGATGCCGGCATGCATCAATAGCGTCAGGCGATCTTCTGGCGGGCCGGCAGTTTCCAGCCCGGTCGGACGAAGTGGCAGGTATAGCCGTTCGGAATCCGCTCCAAATAGTCCTGGTGTTCGGGCTCGGCCTCCCAGAAATCGCCGGCCGGCACGACCTCGGTGACGACCTTGCCGGGCCAGAGGCCCGATGCGTCGACATCGGCAATCGTATCGCGGGCGATGCGCTCCTGTTCCGGGCTGACGTAGAAGATCGCCGAGCGATAGCTCGTGCCGACGTCATTGCCCTGGCGATTGCGCGTGGTCGGGTCGTGAATCTGGAAGAAGAATTCGAGGATTTCGCGATAGCTGATCCGGGCGGGATCGAAGATGATCTCGATCGCCTCGGCATGTGTTCCGTGGTTGCGGTAGGTGGCATTCGGCACGTCGCCGCCGGTATAGCCGACGCGGGTCGAAATCACGCCATTATAGCGGCGGATGAGGTCCTGCATGCCCCAGAAGCAGCCGCCGGCGAGCACTGCACGTTCTTCGGTCATTTGGTATCTCCTTGTTTCCCGACAGATAGTGTCTCAAGCCGCCAATTTCCATACGGCGGATATCAGCACAGCTGTGCAATTTCCCTTCGAACAGGCCCTGCCTGTCATGTCGATGTTACGCGCCGGCGCTAGCAAGGCCCAGGACAATCCGCGGAGACCGAGCCGCGACACCTGATGGAGATGGGTTATGAACAGGCGTGAATTTCTGATCACTTCGTCGGCTGCGGCCGGTCTTCTGGCTCTTCAGCGCTTCGCATCGGCCGCGGCCGGCACGATCGACCTCTACAGCGGTTCGGACGCCAATATCGTCGACCTCTGGAACAACATCATCCGCCCGGCCTTCGAGAAGGCCCATCCGGGCGTTGCCCTGAAGGTGACCGATGCCGGCGACAATAACGGTCTGCGCGCCATTGCCGATCGTGCGCTTGCAGCATTGAAGACCAAGACCGATCCGCAGGCCGATCTGTTCGAGCAGTTCGATCCACGCCTGCCGTCCGGCGGCATCGATGCCGGTCTCTGGGTCAAGTTCTCTGCCGAGAACATCGAAGGCTACGACCACATCAATCCGCTTGCCCTCGATACCCCCTACTCTCTTCCCTATCGCGGCTCGCAGGTCCTGCTCGCCTACGATACGACCAAGCTCGATCCGAAGGATGCGCCGAAGAGCTGGGAGCAGCTCACCACATGGATCAAGGCCAATCCCGGCCAGTTCATCTACAACAGGCCCGACAAGGGCGGCTCGGGCGGCAACTTCGTCCGCCGCGCGATCCATGAGGCCAACGGCCGCGACCCGAAGAAGTTCAAGATCGACAATTACACTGCCGACTTCGGCACCGAGGCGCTGACGCCGGCCTGGAAGATTCTCACCGATCTCGCCCCCTCCCTCTACGACAAGGGCGCCTACACATCCGGCAACACCCAGTCGATCCAGCTGCTTGCCCAGGGCGTCGTCACCATGGTGCCGGTCTGGTCGGATCAGGTGCTGCAGGCGATCGCGCAGGGTGTGCTGCCGGAGACGACCGGCCTGGTGCAGCTCGGCGATCTCGCGCTTTGCGGCGGCTTCTCCAGCATCACCGTGTTTTCGAACGGCGCCAACAAGGATGCGGCGCTGAAGCTTGCCGCCTTCATGCTGACGACGGAAATGCAGGAAGCGATCATCACTGGGATCGGCGGCTTCCCGGCTGTCTCCTGGGATCATATTTCCGATGATCTCCGCAAGAAATATGCCGACGTGATTCCGTCGACCATCCCGACCTTCCCCGCCGGCGATTGGGAAAGGGCGATCAATGACGGCTGGTACCGCAGCGTCGCGCCCGGCATCAGCCGTACCTGATGTCCACCGACACTGCGCCGGCGGCCCTGCGCCGTCACCGGACCATCCACAGGAGGGGCGCGATCGGCCTCCTCCTCGTTGCCCTGCCGGTATTCCTGCTCGCCTGGCTGATCATCTTTCCGATCTTTTCGGCTGTCGTCGGCACGATCTTCGTACCGGGTGCTGACGGCGCGCGCGAGTTTTCGCTCGCCTCCTACCGCTTCTTCTTCACCGACGGCTACAGCCTCGCCAATCTATGGGTGACGCTCTGGACCACTGCGGTCTGCGGCATCCTGCTCTTGGCGATCGGGCTTCCGATTGCGCTCTACCTCCGTTTCTCGCAGGGGCGCCTTGCCGCCTACGTGCAGGGACTGGCGATCTTCCCGATGTTCGTGCCGTCGATCATCCTCGCCTATGCGCTGATCAGGACGATCGGGCCGAACGGCACCGTCGATCTGCTGCTGAATTCAATCGGCCTGCCCAAGCTGCGCACACCCTATCTGACTCCGTGGGGACCGGTTATCGGTCTTGTCTGGGATAATCTTCCCCTAACTGTGCTGATGCTCACGGCCGGGCTCTCCTCCGTGTCGAACAGCGCGATCGAGGCCGCCCGCGACGTCGGCGCAAGGCCACTGCGGGTCTTTATCTCGATCATCCTGCCGCGTATGGGCAACTCCCTGCTGGTGACCGCGTCCTTCGCCGTTCTCGGGATCTTCTCCGCCTTCACCCTTCCCTATGTGCTCGGTCCGGCATCGCCGGAGATGATGGGGCCATTCATGCAGCGCACCTTCGCCGACATGAACGATCCGCTGAACGCCATGACGCAGGCGGTCATCACTTTCGGTTTCTGCCTGGTCTTCGGCATTCTTTATATCAGGTCGATTGCCCGCAACCCCGAGACCAGACCATGAGCATCGGCAGATCGGGCATCTCCCTCCGCTTCGATTGGATCGGCTTGCTCTTCGCATGCCTGCTGACACTGTTCATCGCTTTGCCGCTTGTTGTCGTCGGAACATGGGCCTTTACCGAGGTCTGGCGTTATCCCTCTGTGATCCCGCAGCAATTCGGCCTGCGCTTCTGGGGCCAGACGCTGGCACGTCCCGATGTCTGGGAGGCTCTCCTGCTCAGCCTGCGCCTGACGACGACCGTGACCATTCTTTCCGCCGTCATCTGCCTTCCCGCGGCTTACGCTTTCGCGCGCATGCGCTTCCCCGGCAGGAACATCCTCTTCCTCTCCTTCCTGGCGTCACATGCCTTTCCGAAATTCGGCCTGCTCGTCGCCATCGCCGGCATCTTTCTGCAGCTCGGCCTGATCAGCACTTTCTGGGGCGTCGTACTTATCCAGCTCGTCGGCACGCTGATGCTGATGATCTGGATTCCGGTCGCGGCCTTTCAGAATGTCGACCGGCGCATGGAAGAGGCGGCGCGCGATGCCGGCGCCACGCCGCTGCGCGTCTTCTGGTCGATTACGCTGCCGCAGGCCGCACCGACGATATCGGCAGCTCTGCTTTTGACGTTCGTCGGCACTTTTTACGAAACCGAAGGCGCCTGGCTGATCGGCGCGCCCGAAATCCGCACCATGCCGGTGCTGATGATCAGCTTCATCAACAATCAGATCGTCGTGCAATACGGCGCCGTGCTCTCCGTCATGCTGTGGGTGCCGTCCTTCATCGCGCTGATGTTCGCGCGCCGCGTGGTCGGCACCGGCGCCTTTGCGAGAGGTTTTGGCGCGTGAGGCGCCGCGCGTCGGGACAAGGAAGGATTATGGCACGTTTGGCGATCGAGGGTGTTTCGAAGCTGTTCGGGACCAGCTATGCCGTTCGCGACTTCTCGCTCGAAGTCGGCGACGGCGAGCTCGTATGCCTGCTAGGCCCGTCCGGTTCCGGCAAGTCGACGCTGCTCAGGATGATCGGCGGTTTCGAGCGCCCGAGCGGCGGAACGATCCGCATCGATGCGAAAGATGTGACGAGCCTGCCGCCCGAGCGGCGCCCGACCGGTATGGTGTTCCAGAGCCATGCGCTCTGGACGCATATGGATGTCTTCAACAACATCGCCTTCGGGCTGAAGCTTCGCCGGCTGCCGAAATCAGCAATCCATGAGCGTGTCGAGAGTGCATTGGCGTTGGTCGGCCTTGCCGATTATGGGCGGCGGATGACGACGCAGCTCTCGGGTGGACAGCAGCAGCGCGTCGCGCTTGCCCGCTCGCTGGTGCTCGAACCGAAGATCCTGCTGCTCGACGAACCCTTCGCCAGCCTCGATCAACACTTGCGCGAAAGATTGCGGGAGGAAGTGCGCGATATCCAGCAGCGCCTCGGCATCACCACGCTTTTCGTCACCCACGGCCAGGACGAGGCCCTGGCGCTTGCCGACCGCATCGTCGTCATGCGCGACGGGCGTACTGAACAGATTGCGCCGCCGAGTACCATCTACCGGCAGCCGCAGACAGCCTTCGTCGCCGGCTTCATCGGCTCGATGAATTTCGTCCAGAGCCACACGAGAAACGGTGTCTGCGGGCACCCTCTCTTCCCGCTCGCCATTCCCATCGAGGATGGGCCGGTGACGCTTGCCGGCCGCCCCGAAGCGCTGGTGATCCGTCCTTCTGATCAGGCGGATGCGGCGACTGCCCACCGCATCGTCGATTTCGGCACCCATAAGATGGTCGATATTGATCTCGTAGACGGCACACGCCTGAAGGCGATGGTGGCGCCGGACGATCGAATCCGGGCCGGAATGAAGGTCGAGCCGAGCTTCGCGAGCTTCTTCGCCTTCCGCGACAGCGCGCTCGTGCATCAGTCGATGCCGGCAAAGAGCGACGCGGAGGCTGAGCTCCTGTCGGTATAGGCGATTACGCCTTGTTCGAGAAACCTTCCCTGAGCCAGGGATAGAGCGCCTTGCTGGCCGCAAGGATATCGCCGCGCCCGTCGACATCAGCACCGGAAAAACGCGTGACGATGCCGCCCGCCTCTTCGACCATCAGCGCCGAGGCGCCGAAATCATGGATCGAGAGCCCGTCCTCGAAGAAACCGTCCAGCCGGCCGCAGGCGACATAGGCGATCGACAGTGCGGCCGAGCCGAGGCGGCGCACGCCCGCCGTATTGGCCATCAGGCGCTTGATGGCGTCGAAATAGGTCTCTTCCGAAACCGCCTTGACCTGGCCAGGGATCGGCAGTCCGGCGCCAACAAGCACGTTTTCGATGTCGCTGACATCAGCGCAACGGATATGCTCGCCGTTGAGATAGGCGCCACCGCCGATCTCGGCGCTGAACAGCTCGTCCTGCATGGCGTCGTAGACGACGCCGGCGACGAGCCTGCCGCCTTCGGCAATCGAGATCGTGATGCCGAAATGCGGGACGCCCCATGCATAGTTGGTCGTGCCGTCGATCGGATCGATATAGATGACCGGGGTTTCCGGCCCGGCCGTACGGTTGCCGACGGCCTCCTCACCCTGGATGGCATAATCAGGGAAGGCCTTGATCATCTCCTCGACGATGATCCGCTCGACGGCGACATCGATCTCGGTCTGATAGTCGCGCGGCGCCTTCGCAAGCATTTCCTGAGAGGTTCTGCGCCGCAGCGAGGCGCGGGCCGTGTCGCCGGCCTTCAATACCGTTTCGGCAAGCACGACAAGACGGGATGAGGCGTTCGGAGAAAGACGCGCTGATATCGGGGAGGATGTCATGTGAAAATCCGGGTGCTGCATGGGGTGGATCGTGCGGAGCCACTCCTTTCGCAGAGCCCGATGATGGTTTTATGAAGCCGCCGCACTTGTCCGATGCGAGCTATATCAGGCGCTCGGTCGATGCGTCAAAGAGATGCACCTGCGCCGGATCGACCGAAAGCCCGATCATCTCACCCGGCCTGACCTTATCGCGCCTCGTCTCGACGATCGTCAGCTCCGGCTGGGTCGCCGCGACGATGAAAGTCGAGGAACCTGTCGATTCGACGAAGGCGATCGGCACATCGAAGCTGCCCTGCCCGGGCGCGACCACCTCGATGTGTTCCGGCCGAATACCCGCGACGAGCTGACGACCCGGCTCGACGGCGCGAGCCAGTGCAAGCTTCGGCTTCACCGCGCCGAAATCCAACACCAGGCTCTTTCCGTCCTCCCCCGCGATCGCGGGAATGAAATTCATCGCCGGCGAGCCGATGAAGCCGGCGACGAAGCGGTTTGCCGGCCGGTCGTAAAGGTCCAGCGGTGCGCCCTGTTGCTCGATAATACCGTCGCGCATCACCACCACGTGGTCGGCCATCGTCATCGCCTCGACCTGGTCGTGCGTGACGTAGACGAAGGTTGCGTTCAGCCGGTCGTGCAGCGCCCGGATTTCCTTGCGCATGTGGACGCGGAGCGCTGCGTCGAGATTGGAGAGCGGCTCGTCGAACAGGAAGGCTTTGGGATGGCGGATGATGGCGCGGCTCATGGCGACGCGCTGGCGCTGGCCGCCGGACAGTTCGCGCGGGTAACGCTTCAGAAGATGCGAAAGCCCCGTCGTCGCCGCCACGTCCTCGGCCGCCTTTTTGGCCTCCGCCTTGGCGATGCCGCGGATGCGCAGGCTGTAGGTCAGGTTCTCCTCGACCGTCATATGCGGATAGAGCGCATAGGACTGGAAGACCATGGCGACGTCGCGCTTGCGCGGCGGCACGCCGTTCATCAGTTCGCCGGCGATCCGGAGATCGCCTGTGGAAATGCTTTCGAGCCCGGCAAGCGAGCGCAGCAGCGTCGACTTGCCGCAACCCGAGGGGCCGACGAGCGCAACGAAGGTGCCTTTGGCGATCGAAAGGTCGATGTTCTTCAGGGCATGGAAGGCGCCGTAATATTTATTGACGCCTCTGAGCTCGATCTGCGTGGTCATTTCAGGGCTCCAGAGGTGAGGCCGGACACGATGCGGCGCTGCAAGAGAACGAAGATGGCGAGGATTGGCGTCACATACATCGTGGCGTAGGCCATGATGTTGTTCCACTCGTTGGTGTTCGGCCCCATGAAGGAGTTGAGGCCGACGCTGGCCGGCTGAAGATCGACCGCCTGGATCATCGACTTCGAGTAGACGAATTCGCCGAAGGCCTGCATGAAGATCAGGATGGCGCTGACGAGGATGCCGTTGCGGGCAAGCGGCAGCACGATGTTGGAGAAAGCGCCAATGCGCGAATTGCCGTCGACGAGGGCCGCCTCCTCCAGTTCCTGCGGAACGCTCATGAAAGTGGCGCGCACCAGGACGACGAAGAAGGGCATGTGTTTTGCTGCGATCGCGATGATGACGGCAAGGCGCGGATAGGAGAGCATGCCGATCTGCGAGAAGCCGACGAAGATCGGCGTGATCATCAGCGAGGCCGGCAGAACCTGCAGCATCAGGATCAGGAACAGGCCGATATCCACCCAGACGTTGCGATATCTCGCGAGCACATAGGCACAGCCGATGCCGAGCAGCGTGATCAGCGCCACGGAACCGAGCGCGATGACCAGCGAATTCCATAGATAGCGGCCCATGTCTCGGCTTTCCCAGACATAGGCGTAGGTTCCCCATTGGGGTGCTGCCGGCCAGAAGCTCGGCGGCGTGGCGAACATCTCGGAGCCGCTTTTCAGCGCCGTGATGTACATCCAGTAGAGCGGAAAAAGATAGATCGCCGCCATGACGATCGATATTGCCAGCATCAGCCGGTCACGGTTCGTCGTGCTCATCCGCGCACCTCGTGGCGCGTGGAGCGGACATAGACGACGGACGCGAACATGACGAAAACGATCATGATGACGGAGATCGTCGCGCCCTTGGCGAAGTCGTATTGACGGAAGGAGAGATCCCAGGCCCAATATTGGGTGACGTTCGACGAATTGTTCGGTCCCCCCGACGTGATCGCGGCGAAGAGATCGAATTGCTGCAGCGTGAAGATGAGTCCGAGCGCGACGATGGCGCCGATCGTCGAGCGCATCATCGGCAGCGTGATCGTCCAGAAGCGCTGCCAGACATTGGCGCCGTCGAGTTCGGCCGCTTCGTAGAGATCGGCCGGGATTCCGGCAAGACCGACCGAGAGCAGGATCATATTGAACGAGGCGCCGAGCCAGATATTGGCAATGATCACCGCATAAAGTGAATAATGCGGATCCGAACGCCAGAAAATGTTGCCGGAGATGATGCCGCTCTCCTTCAAGATAAAATTCAGGACGCCGAAGTCGCCGGAGAGGATCCAGTTCCAGATGGCGCCGGCAACGAGGCCGGGCATTATCCAGGAGACGAGGAACAGCCCGCGCATCCACGAGGCGCCGGGAAAATTGACCCAGAAGAACAGCGCCAGGCCGAAACCGATCAGGAACTGGCCGGCGATCGAGCCGGTGACGAAGATGAGGGTGTTGTAGAGGATCGGCAGCGTTTCCGGCTGCGCGAAGAGGTCAGTATAGTTCTTGAAGCCGACGAAGGGCCGCGAGAAGGTGCCGAGGCTGAACATGTCGACCTCCTGGAAGCTCATCACCACATTGTAGATAAGCGGCAGCCCCGCCATCAGGAACAGAAAGCCAAGGGGAAAAGCGACCAGCACGATATCGAAACCGCGGCCGTCCCTGACGCTCGTCAGGATCCTCTTCATGGGTCCTCCGATGTCCCGAACGGGGCCGTCAGGCGCGTGACGCGGAAGACGGCCCCTGCCGGGAGGAAATGGTTGAGTTTTCCCTTCTCCCCAGAGGGGAGAAGGTGGCCCGAAGGGTCGGATGAGGGGGCGGCGAGCTCGACGCTGACTGTTCTTCACTTGCGTTCAGAACGTTCGTCGCTTGCGCTCCTCACCTCCCTCATCTGCCTGTTGGGTATCCGTACCTGGGTCGAGCCGCGTGTCTCGCCCGTCCTTTCGGACCCCGTTGGGAGAAGAGGGAGCAAGCGGCGATCCCGGCCCTGCGCTTTGGCTCCGGGCGTTCGTCGCTGCAATCGATCCACTGGATCGATTGCTTCGGCTGCGCCGAACCGCTCCTCACCCAAGCACAGCTTTGATCTTATCCGCGGCTTGATCGAGCGCGTCCTTCGGGCTCATCTGGCCGGTCAGCGCTGCCTGGATAGCATCCTGAATCGCCTTGGAGATCTTCGGCCATTGCGGATGCGGGCCGCGGGGCTTCGCGTATTTGAGCTGTTCGAGGAAGACCTTGAGGGCGGCATCCTTCAGCGGCTGGCCGCTCTCGGGGATCGAGATGTCGGAACGGGCCGGAAGCTGGCCGAAGTTCTTGAACATTTTGTCGTCCTGCGAGGCGAAATATTCGAGCGCCTTGAAAGCTTCGGCCGGATGTTTGCTGCTGGCGAAGATCGCCCAGTTGAAATCGCCCATGGCCGAGGAGCGTTCAGCTCCTTCCTTCGGAACCGGAAGCAGGGTGACGCCCCAGTCGAATTTCGCTTCCTGCACCATGCGGTCGAGTTCCCACGGACCCGAGATCGCCATCGCCGCATTGCCCGAATTGAAGGTACCGGTCGAATCCCACTGGCCGCGCGTCAGACTATCGGGAGAGGCGAGCTTCTCATCGATGATCGTCTTCCAGATCTCGAGCGCCTTTACCGCGCCGTCGGCATTGATGTGCTCGTAGCTGCCGCCGCCCATCTGCGCCCAGGGAAGGAACTGGAAGGTGCCTTCCTCGTTCGCCTTGGCCGAGAAGGCGAGACCGTAGATGTTCTTGGCGGGGTCGGTCAGCTTGCGGGCATCCTCGACCAACTCATCCCAGGTCTGCGGCGGCTTGTTCGGATCGAGGCCCTTCGCCTTGAACATGTCCTTGTTGTAGTAGAGAGCTATCGTGTTGGTCGCCTTCGGCACGCCGTAATATTTGCCGTCCCATTCGACCGATTTCAGCGGGCCCGGGAAATAGTTATCCGGCTTGATGACGGTCGACTTGGAGATCATGTCGGTGAGATCGAGGAAGGCGCCGCGCGACGAGAAGAGCGCGTGCTCGGGATTGTCAACGGCGATGATGTCGGGCGCTTGGCCGGTCGCGTAGGCGCGCATGGCTTCAGTAACGACGTCGTCGAACTGGATCAGCCGGTATTCGATGGTGATGCCGTTGTGTTGGTCATTGAATTCCTTGACCAAGGTCGGCGCAGGCTGGGTGTCCTTGTCAAGCGACCAGAGCGTCAGCTTGACGTCTTCCGCCTTGGCGGACAGACCGAAGAGCGAGACGCTTGCGAGCGCCAGAGCGCCAAGAATTGCATATTTGCGGATAGCCATGGTTCTCCTCCTTTGTGGTTATCCCCGTGGGCCGGCAATTCCTCTTTGCCGGCCACGATGTCATCAGACCGGATCGACGACGAATTCGCCGCCCCGGGCATGCTTGAGGTGGTTCAACGCATAGACCTGGCCGGTCATTTCGAGTTCGTCGCGGTAGACCGGGTCGTGCCAGCCTTCGATGTCGATCGATCCGCACCAGCCGGCAAGGCGCAACTCGGAAATGATGTCGGTCCAGTTGCTGTCGCCGAAGCCCGGCGTGCGCATGAAAACAAACTTCTCCTTGCCGAAGATCCCGTGTTCCTTGATGACCTCCCAGCGGATGGTCGCGTCCTTGCCGTGGACGTGGAAGATCTTGTGCGCCCATTTGCGGATCTGCGGCATCGGGTCGATCAGATAGACCATCTGATGGCAGGGTTCCCACTCCAGCCCGATATGGTCATCCGGCGTTTCGTTGAAGATCAGTTCCCAGGCATCGGGATTGTGGGCGATGTTCCAGTCGCCGCTCGCCCAGTTGCCGTCCATGGCGCAATTTTCGAAAGCGATCCTGATGCCCTTGTCGGCGGCGCGCCTGGCGAGCTCGCTCCAGATCTCTCTGTAGCGCGGCAGACTGTCGGTCAGCGGTTTGCCGCGAATGCGGCCGGTGAAGCCGGCGACGCAGGAGGCGCCGAAGTGATGGGCGTTGTCGATGCAGTCCTTCCAGCCCTGCAACGTCTCCAGGTCAATTGCGTCCTCTTCCAGCGGGTTGCCGAACATGCCGAGCGTCGAAATGGTGATGTCGCGGTCGCCGATCGCGTCAAGGCAGCGCTTGCCGAGTTCGGCGAGATTCTGGCCCTTGGTCGTCTGCCAGAAAAAGGGTTCGAAACTTTCGAAGCCGAGGTCAGCGATCTGGCCGATGCGTGCGGCGGCATCACCCTTGTTGCCGCTGACCATCGTGCCGATGCGAATGGATTTTGCAGGATTGCTCACGTCACTTCATCCTATGCTGAAATTTCGATGCGCCGGCCGGTCTTGGCGCTTTCGATCGCGCTGAAGACCATGGCGAGGCTTCTGATATTGTCGGAATTGACGGTCTCCGGCTGTTTGCCGGTGCCGATCGCCGCGATGAAATCGGCGATGACACTGGCGTGGCCGTGAGTCTCCTCATCATGTTCCGGACCGGGAACGTTTACGGAAACAAAGCCGTGCAGAAGGCCAGGCTCTTCGCCGGCGACGGCTGCCTTGAAATTCTCGTCGCCGTCCCAGGTCAGCATTCCTTTCGAGCCGACGAGACGCCATTGGCTTTCCCAACTGGTGCGCTCGCCTTCCGCGCACCAGGAGCCGCGATAGGTGAAGACGATATCGTCGGAAAATTCGAAGATGGCGTTTGCCGAGGCGCCGTGCCTGTACCAGGAGCCCTTCGGATTGCGCTCGACGCAATAGACGGCGAGCGGCTTCTTATCCGCGACATAGCGGGCCGCATCGAAGGTATGGATCGCCATGTCGAGCAGCAGCACATTGTCCATCTCCTCGCGGAAGCCGCCGAAATGTGGCGCGATGAAG contains:
- a CDS encoding ABC transporter permease gives rise to the protein MSIGRSGISLRFDWIGLLFACLLTLFIALPLVVVGTWAFTEVWRYPSVIPQQFGLRFWGQTLARPDVWEALLLSLRLTTTVTILSAVICLPAAYAFARMRFPGRNILFLSFLASHAFPKFGLLVAIAGIFLQLGLISTFWGVVLIQLVGTLMLMIWIPVAAFQNVDRRMEEAARDAGATPLRVFWSITLPQAAPTISAALLLTFVGTFYETEGAWLIGAPEIRTMPVLMISFINNQIVVQYGAVLSVMLWVPSFIALMFARRVVGTGAFARGFGA
- a CDS encoding ABC transporter ATP-binding protein, producing the protein MARLAIEGVSKLFGTSYAVRDFSLEVGDGELVCLLGPSGSGKSTLLRMIGGFERPSGGTIRIDAKDVTSLPPERRPTGMVFQSHALWTHMDVFNNIAFGLKLRRLPKSAIHERVESALALVGLADYGRRMTTQLSGGQQQRVALARSLVLEPKILLLDEPFASLDQHLRERLREEVRDIQQRLGITTLFVTHGQDEALALADRIVVMRDGRTEQIAPPSTIYRQPQTAFVAGFIGSMNFVQSHTRNGVCGHPLFPLAIPIEDGPVTLAGRPEALVIRPSDQADAATAHRIVDFGTHKMVDIDLVDGTRLKAMVAPDDRIRAGMKVEPSFASFFAFRDSALVHQSMPAKSDAEAELLSV
- a CDS encoding carbohydrate ABC transporter permease is translated as MSTTNRDRLMLAISIVMAAIYLFPLYWMYITALKSGSEMFATPPSFWPAAPQWGTYAYVWESRDMGRYLWNSLVIALGSVALITLLGIGCAYVLARYRNVWVDIGLFLILMLQVLPASLMITPIFVGFSQIGMLSYPRLAVIIAIAAKHMPFFVVLVRATFMSVPQELEEAALVDGNSRIGAFSNIVLPLARNGILVSAILIFMQAFGEFVYSKSMIQAVDLQPASVGLNSFMGPNTNEWNNIMAYATMYVTPILAIFVLLQRRIVSGLTSGALK
- the msrA gene encoding peptide-methionine (S)-S-oxide reductase MsrA produces the protein MTEERAVLAGGCFWGMQDLIRRYNGVISTRVGYTGGDVPNATYRNHGTHAEAIEIIFDPARISYREILEFFFQIHDPTTRNRQGNDVGTSYRSAIFYVSPEQERIARDTIADVDASGLWPGKVVTEVVPAGDFWEAEPEHQDYLERIPNGYTCHFVRPGWKLPARQKIA
- a CDS encoding ABC transporter permease, with protein sequence MSTDTAPAALRRHRTIHRRGAIGLLLVALPVFLLAWLIIFPIFSAVVGTIFVPGADGAREFSLASYRFFFTDGYSLANLWVTLWTTAVCGILLLAIGLPIALYLRFSQGRLAAYVQGLAIFPMFVPSIILAYALIRTIGPNGTVDLLLNSIGLPKLRTPYLTPWGPVIGLVWDNLPLTVLMLTAGLSSVSNSAIEAARDVGARPLRVFISIILPRMGNSLLVTASFAVLGIFSAFTLPYVLGPASPEMMGPFMQRTFADMNDPLNAMTQAVITFGFCLVFGILYIRSIARNPETRP
- a CDS encoding alpha/beta fold hydrolase, translating into MEAASSSPVADKVVELRGVRLQTQAFGDPASPPVLLIMGVMSSMLWWPERFCQELAAQGRHVIRYDQRDTGLSTHYPPGKPAYSFGDLSDDAIAILEAYGIEAAHLVGMSMGGFVAQEAALCHPRRVRTLTLISSSPLGVDGLPSSTSAYKEHSAAAENIDWSDLEAIADFMRRDSAMLAGTKHQHDAEAASALIARDTDRAPSFVSATNHFMLLSGNEGATLHASRIDMPVLAIHGTSDPLFPIEHGEAFTRVVPNAELHRISGGGHEIHDQDIDEMVRVIAGHTAS
- a CDS encoding inositol monophosphatase family protein translates to MTSSPISARLSPNASSRLVVLAETVLKAGDTARASLRRRTSQEMLAKAPRDYQTEIDVAVERIIVEEMIKAFPDYAIQGEEAVGNRTAGPETPVIYIDPIDGTTNYAWGVPHFGITISIAEGGRLVAGVVYDAMQDELFSAEIGGGAYLNGEHIRCADVSDIENVLVGAGLPIPGQVKAVSEETYFDAIKRLMANTAGVRRLGSAALSIAYVACGRLDGFFEDGLSIHDFGASALMVEEAGGIVTRFSGADVDGRGDILAASKALYPWLREGFSNKA
- a CDS encoding ABC transporter ATP-binding protein; amino-acid sequence: MTTQIELRGVNKYYGAFHALKNIDLSIAKGTFVALVGPSGCGKSTLLRSLAGLESISTGDLRIAGELMNGVPPRKRDVAMVFQSYALYPHMTVEENLTYSLRIRGIAKAEAKKAAEDVAATTGLSHLLKRYPRELSGGQRQRVAMSRAIIRHPKAFLFDEPLSNLDAALRVHMRKEIRALHDRLNATFVYVTHDQVEAMTMADHVVVMRDGIIEQQGAPLDLYDRPANRFVAGFIGSPAMNFIPAIAGEDGKSLVLDFGAVKPKLALARAVEPGRQLVAGIRPEHIEVVAPGQGSFDVPIAFVESTGSSTFIVAATQPELTIVETRRDKVRPGEMIGLSVDPAQVHLFDASTERLI
- a CDS encoding extracellular solute-binding protein — protein: MNRREFLITSSAAAGLLALQRFASAAAGTIDLYSGSDANIVDLWNNIIRPAFEKAHPGVALKVTDAGDNNGLRAIADRALAALKTKTDPQADLFEQFDPRLPSGGIDAGLWVKFSAENIEGYDHINPLALDTPYSLPYRGSQVLLAYDTTKLDPKDAPKSWEQLTTWIKANPGQFIYNRPDKGGSGGNFVRRAIHEANGRDPKKFKIDNYTADFGTEALTPAWKILTDLAPSLYDKGAYTSGNTQSIQLLAQGVVTMVPVWSDQVLQAIAQGVLPETTGLVQLGDLALCGGFSSITVFSNGANKDAALKLAAFMLTTEMQEAIITGIGGFPAVSWDHISDDLRKKYADVIPSTIPTFPAGDWERAINDGWYRSVAPGISRT
- a CDS encoding carbohydrate ABC transporter permease, which produces MKRILTSVRDGRGFDIVLVAFPLGFLFLMAGLPLIYNVVMSFQEVDMFSLGTFSRPFVGFKNYTDLFAQPETLPILYNTLIFVTGSIAGQFLIGFGLALFFWVNFPGASWMRGLFLVSWIMPGLVAGAIWNWILSGDFGVLNFILKESGIISGNIFWRSDPHYSLYAVIIANIWLGASFNMILLSVGLAGIPADLYEAAELDGANVWQRFWTITLPMMRSTIGAIVALGLIFTLQQFDLFAAITSGGPNNSSNVTQYWAWDLSFRQYDFAKGATISVIMIVFVMFASVVYVRSTRHEVRG